In Lotus japonicus ecotype B-129 chromosome 5, LjGifu_v1.2, one genomic interval encodes:
- the LOC130720099 gene encoding GDSL esterase/lipase At5g33370-like, with amino-acid sequence MASFMFFTSYMVLCLITALASCFGGADAARAFFVFGDSLVDNGNNNYLSTTARADSLPYGIDYPTHRPTGRFSNGFNIPDFISQELGSDPTLPYLSPELQGERLLVGANFASAGIGILNDTGVQFVNIIRMSRQLENFQEYQERVSAIIGEEETQRLVNGALVLITCGGNDFVNNYYLVPVSARSQQFALPDYVKYLISEYKKILQSLYVLGARRVLVTGTGPLGCVPAELALRGRNGECSPELQQAASLFNPQLVDMLGELNTEVGSDVFIGANTQQMHDNFISDPQAFGFVTSKVACCGQGPYNGIGLCTLASSVCPNRDEYAFWDPFHPSEKANKLIVKQIMSGTTEYMHPMNLSTILAMDSKKLD; translated from the exons ATGGCTAGCTTTATGTTCTTTACGTCATACATGGTTTTGTGTCTAATCACGGCACTAGCAAGCTGTTTTGGTGGTGCAGATGCAGCCCGTGCATTCTTTGTGTTCGGCGATTCGCTCGTCGATAATGGCAACAACAATTACTTGTCCACCACAGCTCGAGCAGACAGTCTGCCTTATGGCATTGATTATCCAACTCACAGACCCACCGGCCGTTTCTCTAATGGCTTCAACATTCCTGACTTCATCA GTCAAGAACTTGGATCAGATCCCACTTTGCCATATTTGAGTCCTGAGCTCCAGGGTGAAAGATTGCTTGTTGGTGCCAACTTTGCTTCTGCTGGCATTGGAATACTTAATGATACTGGAGTCCAATTT GTAAACATCATCAGAATGTCAAGACAGCTAGAAAACTTCCAGGAATACCAGGAAAGGGTGAGTGCTATAATTGGAGAAGAGGAAACTCAGCGATTAGTAAATGGAGCACTAGTCCTCATCACATGTGGAGGCAACGATTTTGTGAACAACTACTACTTGGTGCCTGTCTCCGCAAGATCCCAACAATTCGCTTTGCCAGATTATGTCAAGTACTTGATCTCTGAATACAAGAAGATTCTACAAAGTCTGTATGTTCTCGGAGCGCGTCGGGTGCTAGTAACCGGAACTGGTCCGTTGGGTTGTGTTCCGGCGGAACTGGCTCTCCGAGGCAGAAATGGTGAATGCTCGCCAGAGCTGCAGCAGGCTGCGTCGTTGTTCAACCCTCAACTTGTTGACATGCTTGGAGAACTCAATACGGAAGTTGGTTCAGATGTGTTCATTGGAGCCAACACACAACAAATGCACGATAATTTCATCAGTGATCCTCAAGCATTCG GATTTGTTACTTCAAAAGTAGCATGTTGTGGTCAAGGACCCTATAATGGAATTGGACTGTGCACATTGGCATCCAGCGTATGCCCAAACCGTGATGAATATGCATTTTGGGATCCATTCCATCCATCAGAAAAGGCTAACAAGCTGATTGTTAAGCAGATCATGTCAGGCACCACGGAGTATATGCATCCAATGAATCTCAGCACCATTTTGGCTATGGATTCCAAAAAATTAGATTAA